From Trueperaceae bacterium, a single genomic window includes:
- a CDS encoding carbohydrate ABC transporter permease, whose protein sequence is MAAGLARRDPFLRDPSHPVKPTPAGAVAILVTLVVLSLAALVPLYWMFATSLTPSAMTVRFPPELVPSDLTLDNYRAVLRQPNFWRWVQNSLVQSLAVTAVVVTTASMAGYALAKLPFPGSRALFWLFIVSMMLPFEAILVPLFLVVTRLGLVDTYLGLLLPLMAAPFSIFLMKQFIQTLPSELIDAARVDGASEPRIYWDVVLPLVRPGLAFLGIITFVAQWNSFVWPLVVTRSSEMRTLQVGLVLIREQEPLFFGLQMAAAMMAAIPVIVVFFAFQRYFLRGVTVGALKG, encoded by the coding sequence ATGGCCGCCGGCCTCGCGCGACGCGACCCGTTCCTCCGCGACCCCTCGCACCCGGTCAAGCCGACGCCCGCGGGCGCCGTCGCGATACTCGTGACGCTCGTGGTGCTGTCGCTGGCCGCGCTGGTGCCGCTCTACTGGATGTTCGCCACGTCGCTGACCCCCTCGGCGATGACGGTGCGCTTCCCGCCCGAGCTGGTCCCCTCCGACCTGACCCTCGACAACTACCGGGCCGTCCTGCGGCAGCCGAACTTCTGGCGGTGGGTGCAGAACTCGCTGGTCCAGTCGCTGGCCGTGACCGCCGTCGTGGTGACGACGGCCTCGATGGCCGGCTACGCGCTCGCCAAGCTGCCGTTCCCCGGCTCGCGGGCGCTGTTCTGGCTGTTCATCGTGTCGATGATGCTGCCGTTCGAGGCGATCCTGGTGCCGCTGTTCCTCGTCGTCACGCGCCTCGGCCTCGTCGACACCTACCTGGGACTGCTGCTGCCGCTGATGGCGGCGCCCTTCTCGATCTTCCTGATGAAGCAGTTCATCCAGACGCTGCCCAGCGAGCTCATCGACGCCGCCCGCGTCGACGGCGCCAGCGAGCCGCGCATCTACTGGGACGTCGTGCTGCCGCTGGTGCGGCCCGGGCTGGCCTTCCTCGGCATCATCACGTTCGTCGCGCAGTGGAACTCGTTCGTGTGGCCCCTGGTGGTGACCCGCTCGAGCGAGATGCGCACGCTGCAGGTGGGACTGGTCCTGATCAGGGAGCAGGAGCCGCTGTTCTTCGGCCTGCAGATGGCCGCGGCGATGATGGCGGCGATACCCGTGATCGTCGTGTTCTTCGCCTTCCAGCGCTACTTCCTGCGCGGCGTGACCGTGGGGGCCCTCAAGGGATGA